A genomic segment from Lates calcarifer isolate ASB-BC8 linkage group LG13, TLL_Latcal_v3, whole genome shotgun sequence encodes:
- the LOC108878391 gene encoding leukocyte surface antigen CD53 — MNRSCVNCWKTMMINLNFLCWLCGAFVVAFGEFQMMHSKFASLVTTFWPIYPANTLVVTGTIVTCVCYVGVLGGLKENRCMLITFFVLLFILMLVELAMACVFLVYSREIDTYFEKDLMRSLEIYRQSSPEGNKTIKDDFDAVQHLFRCCGVHGEADWKGNIPISCCVKDPCNTLIHNNWQEGCLLKLRTWFARNYLSTGAGVVTMFIIQFVCLCITIPLFCHFNRRGLGYQ, encoded by the exons ATGAATCGCTCGTGTGTAAACTGTTGGAAGACTATGATGATAAATCTCAACTTTCTCTGCTGG CTGTGTGGTGCATTTGTGGTGGCTTTCGGAGAATTCCAGATGATGCACTCCAAGTTTGCCTCCCTCGTCACCACCTTCTGGCCCATCTACCCCGCCAACACTCTGGTGGTCACTGGCACCAttgtcacctgtgtgtgttatgtggGAGTGTTAGGAGGCTTGAAGGAGAACCGTTGCATGCTTATCACT TTTTTCGTCCTGCTGTTCATTCTGATGCTGGTGGAGCTGGCCATGGCCTGTGTGTTTCTGGTCTATAGTAGAGAG ATTGACACATACTTTGAGAAGGACTTGATGAGAAGCTTGGAGATCTACAGACAATCCAGTCCAGAAGGCAACAAGACCATTAAAGATGACTTTGATGCTGTTCAGCACCTG tttAGGTGCTGCGGAGTTCATGGTGAAGCTGACTGGAAGGGCAACATCCCAATCTCCTGTTGTGTCAAAGATCCCTGCAACACTCTCATCCACAACAACTGGCAAGAG GGTTGTCTCCTTAAACTGAGGACCTGGTTTGCCAGAAACTATCTCAGCACAGGCGCAGGCGTTGTTACAATGTTTATCATACAG tttgtctgtttgtgtatcaCCATCCCTCTCTTTTGCCACTTCAATCGACGTGGACTGGGTtatcagtaa